In Vicinamibacteria bacterium, a single genomic region encodes these proteins:
- a CDS encoding methyltransferase domain-containing protein: MESDQELSAVLAQARTAGDWALDVGAGAGRGAIALAGRNRHVAAMDVSLHMLRRLRVKAEAAGGAVHLVLGDAERLPFRSQVFSVATALQVCAHVETPERFTDELARVTRPGADVVLSTGNAHSLAELSDRLTLFLHELRHGRVRKAFAALQGDRVYWLKLRGFARSSVAELGGQLARSGFRIQHRMTLGLLRALRFDFPVGWGRLPGLRRFGRLIVVSASHEPAPRVLQSYAKLSLAAIGRFVHSDGSLLYRQGLHQTRRDSEPPSYSTSERYRLICLIGLEAYRRYQGASPDVDSLLSHLGSALGPRALDDEGLFLWWKALAGEGSVEPSLERIAAAIPRLGAEDSQTLAFLLMGLASGRDPSGRRGQLADEIAAHLLARQAATGLFATVARRDAVSTFNYQVYSSLALATYGRQRGRADAVEAARGCCDRFCRLQGPQGQWWWTYDVERGTVADKYPVFSVHQLGMAPLVLLAVGRVSGDDFTPWVRRGARWVAGPNEVGQPLITGGDSTVWRSVRRWGSQHPWASAVLQRLAWHRFGRLAALWPGKEINREHRPYEYGWLLAALAEARGDESWLP, translated from the coding sequence ATGGAATCCGATCAGGAACTGAGTGCCGTTCTTGCTCAAGCCCGCACTGCCGGAGACTGGGCTCTCGACGTCGGAGCCGGCGCGGGAAGAGGAGCGATAGCGCTTGCCGGCCGGAACCGCCACGTTGCCGCGATGGACGTGTCGCTTCATATGCTCCGGCGGCTCCGGGTAAAGGCCGAGGCCGCCGGTGGCGCCGTCCACTTGGTGCTCGGTGACGCCGAACGCCTCCCCTTCCGTTCTCAGGTGTTTTCGGTCGCCACTGCCCTCCAAGTCTGCGCGCACGTCGAGACACCCGAACGTTTTACGGACGAGTTGGCTCGTGTCACTCGGCCCGGAGCGGACGTTGTGCTCAGCACCGGGAACGCCCACTCTCTGGCGGAGCTTTCCGACCGTCTCACCCTCTTCCTGCACGAGCTGCGCCACGGCCGGGTGCGGAAGGCCTTCGCTGCGCTCCAGGGCGACCGCGTCTACTGGTTGAAGCTACGTGGCTTCGCCAGAAGCTCCGTCGCGGAGCTGGGGGGGCAGCTCGCACGCTCGGGTTTCCGAATCCAGCATCGGATGACCCTGGGACTGCTGAGGGCGCTCCGGTTTGATTTTCCCGTAGGGTGGGGGCGGCTTCCTGGCCTTCGGCGGTTCGGCCGCCTCATCGTGGTCAGCGCCTCGCACGAACCGGCGCCTCGCGTACTACAGTCCTACGCGAAGCTCTCTCTCGCGGCGATTGGGCGCTTCGTGCACAGCGACGGCTCCCTCCTTTACCGCCAGGGCCTCCACCAAACACGACGAGATTCGGAGCCGCCGTCGTATTCGACATCTGAACGATACCGCCTGATCTGCCTCATAGGTCTCGAGGCCTACCGGCGGTACCAAGGTGCCAGCCCGGATGTCGACTCGCTTCTTTCGCACCTCGGAAGCGCGCTCGGTCCACGCGCCTTGGATGACGAAGGTCTGTTTCTTTGGTGGAAGGCGCTCGCGGGCGAGGGCAGCGTGGAGCCAAGCTTGGAGCGAATCGCCGCCGCCATCCCTCGGCTCGGTGCGGAGGACTCCCAGACCCTGGCGTTTCTTCTCATGGGCCTCGCCTCCGGCCGCGATCCCAGCGGGCGCCGAGGGCAGTTGGCGGACGAAATCGCCGCCCATCTCCTGGCCCGCCAGGCCGCAACTGGCCTTTTCGCGACGGTCGCGCGCCGCGATGCGGTGTCGACATTCAACTACCAGGTCTATTCGAGCCTCGCGCTCGCCACTTACGGGAGGCAGCGTGGACGCGCCGACGCTGTGGAGGCCGCCCGTGGCTGCTGCGACCGTTTCTGTCGGCTTCAAGGTCCTCAGGGTCAATGGTGGTGGACCTACGACGTAGAACGCGGAACCGTGGCCGACAAGTACCCGGTGTTCTCGGTCCACCAGCTAGGCATGGCCCCCTTGGTTCTCTTAGCGGTCGGGCGCGTCAGTGGAGACGACTTCACGCCCTGGGTGCGACGGGGAGCGCGCTGGGTGGCGGGCCCAAACGAGGTCGGCCAGCCTCTCATAACGGGAGGGGACTCCACGGTCTGGCGTTCTGTGCGCCGGTGGGGGTCACAGCATCCCTGGGCATCGGCTGTCCTCCAGCGGCTGGCTTGGCATCGATTCGGTCGATTGGCCGCGCTGTGGCCGGGCAAGGAGATCAATCGCGAGCACCGACCGTATGAATACGGCTGGCTCTTGGCCGCGCTGGCGGAGGCCAGGGGCGACGAATCTTGGCTGCCCTGA
- a CDS encoding glycosyltransferase family 4 protein, whose amino-acid sequence MPLRILMVLDKPFRTDLRVEREIRALVGSGHRVSLLCERMDGEAERDDWNGAAVCRISSSRNRRSRWAHYLTGTLTGRSRGWEGAIEAGAVEQSSDVIHAHDLPVATSALRVARRRGAAFVFDRHENWAGLLAGLRDDFPPGLRRKVLWSSINSPAIWRHWEKRVVRDADLVITVSREAGLELPSSPRDLEIVSNYVDLDTLPAASPLPPATRPLRLCFSGVFNAMFALADTVRAISLLPQGSTELTLVGDGDDKASLVSLVHELRLEPFVHFHGWRPRDEALATIQRSHLCLLPLRDNALTRTTVGNKLFEYMGLGRPVLCSAVGVMARLVGETGAGIIVEPWTSETVAAAIADLSERPERLAVMGGEGARAVRTVYNWGRERESLLSAYRRLERARSGAGV is encoded by the coding sequence ATGCCCCTCCGCATCCTCATGGTGCTCGACAAGCCCTTTCGAACCGACCTCCGGGTGGAGCGGGAAATCCGAGCCCTCGTGGGCTCCGGTCACCGCGTGAGCCTTCTCTGCGAGCGCATGGACGGTGAGGCGGAGCGCGATGACTGGAACGGGGCGGCGGTGTGTCGAATCAGCTCCTCCCGAAACCGCCGGTCACGCTGGGCGCACTACCTCACCGGAACCCTAACCGGCCGGAGCCGGGGTTGGGAGGGGGCCATCGAAGCGGGGGCGGTGGAACAATCGAGCGACGTGATCCACGCTCACGATCTTCCCGTGGCGACGTCGGCGCTTCGGGTCGCACGGCGACGCGGGGCCGCTTTCGTGTTCGATCGTCACGAGAACTGGGCCGGCCTCTTGGCCGGCCTTCGTGACGATTTCCCGCCCGGCCTCCGCCGGAAGGTCCTGTGGAGCTCCATCAATAGCCCCGCTATCTGGAGGCACTGGGAGAAGCGGGTGGTCCGGGACGCCGACCTCGTGATCACGGTGAGCCGCGAGGCCGGCCTGGAACTCCCCTCATCGCCGCGCGACCTCGAGATTGTGTCGAACTACGTAGACCTCGACACGCTACCCGCGGCGTCGCCCCTGCCGCCGGCGACGCGGCCACTAAGGCTTTGCTTCTCGGGCGTCTTCAATGCCATGTTCGCGCTGGCCGACACTGTCCGGGCCATTTCTCTGCTTCCCCAGGGCTCGACCGAATTGACTCTGGTGGGTGACGGCGACGACAAGGCCTCGCTGGTGAGCCTGGTCCACGAGTTGAGGCTCGAGCCTTTTGTCCACTTCCACGGCTGGCGCCCCCGCGACGAGGCGCTCGCGACCATCCAGAGATCGCACCTCTGCTTGCTGCCGCTCCGCGACAACGCTCTCACCCGCACTACGGTTGGCAACAAATTGTTCGAGTACATGGGGCTTGGCCGGCCCGTGCTCTGCTCAGCGGTTGGAGTGATGGCGCGTCTGGTGGGTGAAACGGGTGCGGGCATCATCGTGGAGCCCTGGACCAGCGAGACCGTGGCCGCCGCCATCGCCGATCTGTCGGAGCGGCCTGAGCGACTAGCCGTGATGGGCGGGGAAGGCGCGCGGGCGGTGCGGACCGTCTACAACTGGGGTCGCGAACGGGAATCACTATTGAGTGCGTACCGCCGACTGGAGAGAGCCCGCTCTGGAGCTGGAGTGTGA
- a CDS encoding glycosyltransferase family A protein — protein MTSSRLPATPLVTVCMPVYNAGKYLSGAIESILRQTLPDLEFLIFDDGSTDGSLETAERFARSDSRIRVFPQEHCGYTPHLNEGLRRACAPLYARMDADDIAAPERLEKQLRYLDDHTDCVAVGTQALLVDEDDCPVLRTQHPLEHSVIESLHLQGRIRVHDPSLVLRTEVMRQIGGYDPRFEPAEGFEFLLRLGEVGRLANMPDFLYRYRLHDKQVTVRRYERQQQAMKEALVEACRRRGLTMTHAGPYLDRRTERPWQTHILWAECAYRSGFQATAMKHARLGVALRPWSRTAWRVLYRVATRGPDPLAQASSPPES, from the coding sequence GTGACGAGTTCGCGGCTGCCGGCAACGCCGCTCGTTACCGTGTGCATGCCGGTCTACAATGCAGGGAAGTACCTTTCCGGTGCGATTGAAAGCATCCTCCGACAGACCCTGCCCGACCTCGAGTTCCTCATCTTCGACGACGGATCAACCGACGGCTCGCTTGAGACCGCAGAACGCTTCGCGCGGAGCGACTCCCGGATTCGGGTCTTCCCGCAAGAACACTGCGGGTACACACCACATCTCAATGAGGGGCTTCGTCGCGCGTGCGCGCCTCTCTACGCTCGGATGGACGCCGACGACATCGCAGCCCCGGAAAGGCTGGAGAAGCAGCTTCGCTATCTTGATGACCATACCGATTGCGTGGCAGTTGGAACCCAGGCCCTTCTTGTTGATGAAGACGACTGTCCGGTACTCCGAACGCAGCATCCGCTCGAACACTCCGTTATTGAGTCCCTCCATCTGCAAGGGCGAATTCGGGTGCACGACCCCAGCTTGGTCCTGCGCACGGAGGTCATGCGCCAGATCGGCGGTTACGACCCCCGCTTTGAGCCAGCGGAGGGCTTCGAGTTCCTACTCAGACTCGGCGAGGTGGGCCGGCTCGCCAACATGCCCGACTTTCTGTACCGCTACCGCCTGCATGACAAGCAAGTAACCGTCCGGCGCTATGAACGCCAGCAGCAAGCCATGAAGGAAGCACTCGTCGAGGCTTGCCGTCGCCGCGGGCTGACGATGACCCATGCGGGGCCCTATCTCGATCGTCGAACCGAGCGACCCTGGCAGACGCACATTCTGTGGGCGGAGTGTGCCTACCGCTCTGGATTCCAGGCGACCGCCATGAAGCATGCACGGCTGGGGGTTGCCCTTCGCCCCTGGTCACGCACCGCGTGGAGGGTCTTGTATCGCGTTGCGACGCGAGGCCCCGATCCTCTCGCCCAGGCCTCGTCGCCCCCGGAATCCTGA
- a CDS encoding class I SAM-dependent methyltransferase, with protein MTEPSSTWLRVPPPDKMGRPGPLLLRFAAWLRASARQAARPIATDDAYLDWEASSAGTAWDYYQRFLPREGRLRILDVGAGPSGRTAHYARSRDALFMCLDLDHELQRVASRNLADELRDRVVPVVGEAGCLPFPAGSLDACLCENALEHFTASDQAIRDMARVLRPGGLLLALLPPWRGPFAGHLSRLTWLPWIHLLPPWVFLRLLCALQPGPEAVERARRAHVTATYLATHLNGWPLKRVLQAFEASRNLALVDAYVLGEGRVGRVLRFIPWLGEFFTGAIYLVFRRLEAERTMRLSFGRLLWTTLRGRSHRRLED; from the coding sequence GTGACCGAACCCAGCTCCACTTGGCTCAGGGTTCCGCCTCCGGACAAAATGGGCCGTCCCGGCCCCCTACTCCTGCGCTTCGCCGCGTGGCTACGCGCCTCCGCCCGCCAGGCTGCCCGACCGATCGCTACTGACGATGCCTACCTCGACTGGGAAGCCTCTTCGGCCGGCACCGCCTGGGACTACTACCAGCGCTTCCTGCCGCGGGAGGGACGTTTGCGCATCCTCGACGTGGGCGCGGGGCCCAGCGGCCGCACCGCGCACTACGCACGGAGTCGCGACGCACTCTTCATGTGCCTGGACCTTGACCACGAGCTCCAGAGAGTCGCCTCGCGTAACCTCGCCGACGAGCTGCGGGACCGGGTGGTCCCGGTGGTCGGTGAAGCCGGCTGCCTGCCGTTCCCGGCCGGAAGCCTCGACGCCTGTCTTTGCGAGAATGCCCTGGAGCATTTCACGGCTTCGGATCAAGCCATTCGTGACATGGCCCGGGTCCTCAGACCCGGCGGCCTGTTGCTGGCCCTTCTTCCGCCATGGCGAGGACCTTTCGCAGGGCACTTGTCACGCCTCACTTGGCTCCCTTGGATCCACCTCCTCCCGCCCTGGGTATTCCTCCGACTGCTCTGCGCTCTGCAGCCTGGTCCGGAGGCGGTCGAGCGCGCGCGCCGGGCTCATGTCACGGCAACCTACCTTGCCACGCATCTCAACGGCTGGCCGCTCAAGCGCGTCCTCCAAGCATTCGAGGCTTCCCGCAATCTCGCTTTGGTGGATGCCTATGTCCTCGGCGAGGGACGGGTGGGGCGCGTGTTGCGCTTCATTCCCTGGCTCGGCGAGTTTTTTACGGGAGCCATCTATCTCGTGTTCCGCCGCCTTGAGGCCGAGCGGACCATGAGACTGAGCTTTGGCCGGCTCCTCTGGACGACATTGCGCGGCCGCTCGCACCGGCGTTTGGAAGACTGA
- a CDS encoding glycosyltransferase family 2 protein, with the protein MSGAESPSPGRVPVIILNWNGWQDTFLCLESLKKSPDATDIWLVDNGSTEDHTAAAATLFPGLRSLRWDENYGFAGGYNRALRLACSEGYTFAYLLNNDCRVRPGFLRAVLEPALREDRLAAVGSCMVFADDTAWAIFDGEYHLVGEQPLEPFDLRYVPHVNGAGMLVRLQTVAELGLFDERFFCYGEEMAWCQHAVAAGWRVAACGRSVVVHRREGSDVNHNAAYYRTRNYFLFVEDFRWPRRSVWKVLLCARAAGAVLDAFQSGHVARAEAIAAAVRDAFLGRFGRRRSKDAPWLARVLLVWGWARAWMPGRRTRERPPF; encoded by the coding sequence ATGAGTGGTGCGGAAAGCCCCTCCCCCGGGCGAGTGCCGGTCATCATCCTCAACTGGAACGGGTGGCAGGACACCTTCCTCTGTCTTGAGTCTCTTAAGAAAAGCCCGGACGCGACAGACATCTGGCTGGTCGACAATGGGTCGACCGAGGATCACACCGCGGCCGCGGCCACCCTTTTTCCTGGCCTGCGGTCGTTGCGTTGGGACGAAAACTACGGATTCGCCGGTGGCTACAATCGGGCGCTCCGCCTGGCCTGCTCCGAGGGCTACACCTTTGCCTACCTGCTCAACAACGACTGCAGGGTGCGCCCGGGCTTCCTGCGCGCGGTGCTTGAGCCCGCGCTACGTGAGGACCGCCTGGCCGCGGTCGGCAGTTGCATGGTGTTTGCGGACGATACGGCATGGGCGATCTTCGACGGAGAGTACCATCTCGTCGGTGAGCAGCCGCTAGAGCCCTTCGACCTTCGCTATGTCCCTCATGTGAACGGGGCCGGAATGCTCGTTCGCTTGCAGACCGTGGCCGAGCTGGGCCTGTTCGATGAGCGCTTCTTCTGCTACGGCGAAGAGATGGCCTGGTGCCAACACGCCGTCGCCGCCGGCTGGCGAGTCGCGGCCTGCGGCCGGTCGGTCGTGGTCCACAGGCGCGAAGGCAGCGATGTCAACCACAACGCTGCCTACTACCGGACCAGAAACTACTTCCTCTTTGTAGAAGACTTTCGATGGCCACGTCGGTCGGTGTGGAAGGTGCTCCTTTGCGCACGCGCCGCGGGGGCGGTGCTCGACGCCTTTCAGAGTGGCCACGTGGCCAGGGCGGAGGCCATCGCGGCCGCGGTTCGCGATGCCTTCCTGGGCAGGTTCGGCAGGCGGAGGTCCAAAGACGCACCGTGGCTCGCTCGCGTGCTCCTTGTCTGGGGTTGGGCCCGAGCGTGGATGCCAGGGCGGCGGACTCGTGAGCGGCCTCCCTTCTGA
- a CDS encoding NAD-dependent epimerase/dehydratase family protein, translating into MNVLVTGGAGFIGSHLVDELVARAHAVTVLDNLDPQVHGAAAKTPRHLVSHIENGTVRFHLGDVTDPEALKASLEGVEAVVHLAAVVGVGQSMYKPYYYVHTNATGTGLLLDLLARNPKPIRKLVVASSMSLYGEGAYRCPACGGNTGEERSEEQLAASRWEIVCTGCRSDMEPVGTPETKVPVIASIYAATKKHQEDLFVSFGRAYRIPTFALRFFNVFGRRQSLGNPYTGVAAIFLSRLLNGRPPLIFEDGGQSRDFIDVRDVTAALVKATEFQGNGTHVLNVGTGRRTSVAGVAQALSSHLGLDLKPQILGKYRAGDIRHCVADTAEARRVLGFQARYALDEGIPDLITWCRNEQPADGVEASFAELTKKGLVR; encoded by the coding sequence ATGAACGTCCTCGTGACCGGGGGAGCCGGCTTCATTGGCTCGCACCTCGTGGACGAGCTGGTGGCCCGGGCACACGCAGTTACTGTCCTCGACAACCTAGATCCCCAAGTCCATGGGGCAGCAGCGAAAACTCCCCGGCACCTGGTCAGCCACATTGAAAACGGCACTGTACGGTTCCACCTTGGCGACGTGACCGATCCCGAGGCCTTGAAGGCGAGCCTGGAGGGTGTAGAAGCCGTCGTCCACTTGGCCGCCGTGGTTGGGGTCGGCCAATCGATGTACAAGCCCTACTACTACGTGCACACCAACGCCACCGGGACAGGTCTTCTTCTTGACTTGTTAGCCCGCAACCCCAAGCCCATCCGCAAGCTCGTCGTTGCTTCTTCGATGAGCCTCTACGGCGAGGGTGCCTATCGCTGCCCGGCCTGCGGGGGCAATACGGGAGAAGAGCGCAGCGAAGAGCAACTTGCCGCGAGCCGCTGGGAGATCGTCTGTACGGGCTGTCGCTCGGACATGGAACCCGTGGGCACGCCAGAGACGAAGGTTCCTGTTATCGCGTCTATCTACGCAGCCACCAAGAAGCACCAGGAAGATCTCTTCGTCTCCTTCGGGCGTGCCTATAGGATCCCCACGTTCGCCCTACGTTTCTTCAATGTTTTTGGTCGTCGACAAAGCCTGGGCAATCCCTACACAGGAGTCGCCGCAATATTCCTCTCCCGACTGCTGAACGGGCGTCCACCGCTCATCTTTGAGGATGGCGGCCAGAGCCGCGATTTCATCGATGTTCGAGACGTGACCGCTGCCCTCGTGAAAGCCACCGAATTCCAGGGCAATGGGACCCACGTCCTGAATGTCGGCACGGGCCGGCGCACGAGCGTCGCCGGTGTGGCCCAGGCCCTGAGCTCCCACCTGGGTCTCGATCTCAAGCCGCAAATCTTGGGCAAGTACCGAGCGGGCGATATCCGTCATTGCGTCGCGGACACCGCGGAGGCCCGCCGTGTGCTCGGATTCCAGGCGCGCTACGCGCTCGACGAGGGCATACCCGACCTCATCACCTGGTGTCGGAATGAGCAGCCGGCCGATGGGGTCGAGGCCAGCTTTGCCGAACTGACGAAGAAGGGACTCGTTCGTTGA
- a CDS encoding glycosyltransferase family 4 protein, whose translation MRVLAWVPQEVDRSPGQRFRIEQWDPHLRREGIEITYSPFAPARLTTLLQESGELARKAWGLTRALGQRIRAAWKASEFDLVYVFREGALLGPAIAERILSRSGIPFVFDFDDAIWIRYVSPANSYLSYLRFPRKTATLCRLAAHVMAGNRYLADYASRYNARVSVIPTTIDTAKYQLLAPRTGPRPVIGWTGSYSTVQYLQLVGPALARLRTRRDFKVVVVGGTGFSVDGVDVEHCPWRSATEAQDISCFDIGIMPLPDAEWERGKCGLKALQYMALGIPPVVSPVGINREIVDHGRNGFLAATEDDWVDTLDLLLGDPELRFRVGRAARATVEERFSAMVQAPRVADVFRSTVS comes from the coding sequence TTGAGAGTACTCGCCTGGGTCCCGCAGGAAGTGGACCGCTCTCCCGGTCAGAGATTTCGAATCGAGCAATGGGATCCCCATCTCCGCCGAGAGGGGATTGAAATCACCTACTCTCCCTTTGCTCCGGCCCGCCTGACCACGCTTCTGCAAGAGTCGGGAGAGCTCGCCCGAAAGGCCTGGGGCCTCACTCGAGCCCTCGGCCAGCGCATCCGTGCAGCTTGGAAGGCTTCTGAGTTCGACCTCGTCTATGTCTTTCGAGAGGGGGCGCTCCTGGGGCCTGCGATTGCCGAGCGGATTCTATCCCGCAGTGGCATTCCGTTCGTCTTTGACTTCGATGACGCAATCTGGATCCGCTATGTCAGCCCTGCGAACTCCTATCTCTCCTACCTTCGTTTTCCAAGAAAGACGGCTACGCTGTGTCGTCTTGCCGCCCACGTCATGGCCGGAAACAGGTACCTTGCCGACTACGCGTCTCGTTACAATGCTCGGGTGAGCGTCATCCCCACCACCATCGACACCGCGAAATACCAGCTCCTTGCCCCGCGGACCGGGCCTCGACCCGTGATCGGATGGACCGGAAGCTACAGCACCGTTCAGTACCTTCAGTTGGTCGGCCCGGCACTGGCGCGTTTGCGGACTCGGCGCGATTTCAAGGTGGTTGTTGTCGGAGGGACCGGGTTCTCCGTGGACGGGGTCGACGTGGAGCACTGCCCCTGGCGCTCGGCCACAGAGGCCCAGGACATCTCCTGTTTCGACATAGGGATCATGCCCCTCCCCGACGCCGAGTGGGAGCGCGGGAAATGCGGCCTGAAAGCACTCCAGTACATGGCCTTGGGGATACCGCCGGTGGTCAGCCCCGTCGGCATCAACCGGGAGATCGTTGATCACGGGCGAAACGGATTCCTGGCCGCTACGGAAGACGACTGGGTAGACACTCTCGACCTTCTCTTGGGCGACCCCGAGCTACGGTTCCGTGTTGGCCGAGCCGCCAGGGCTACAGTCGAGGAGCGCTTCTCGGCGATGGTGCAAGCTCCCCGGGTCGCGGACGTCTTCCGGAGCACGGTCTCATGA